One genomic region from Balaenoptera musculus isolate JJ_BM4_2016_0621 chromosome X, mBalMus1.pri.v3, whole genome shotgun sequence encodes:
- the RTL9 gene encoding retrotransposon Gag-like protein 9, producing MSIPLHSLRFSNVLTEESVDPPNRETTCSGTMIESRAEVQILHSSVQPMVSSSASDPGGMSTQLMTSPAFDTMAVPLMGAANSGALSPPLMPASDSGTLSPLLMPASDSEALSPLLIPTSDSGVLSPLLIPTSDSGTLSPLLSTSEYGLMSPGLMTIPDFGTMSTALMATPDSAEISPLAMPAPSSEAVSTPLMLAPDPGEISPLLMPDVNPGVMSPQPMPAPGSEGMSPLQITDEDTEAMSKVLMTALASGEISSLLMSGTDSEAISSLIMSALTSGATSTQPTSTQDPGEMSTQLMSGPDSGVVSSPLMTAPGSGAMSSLLLSVPDTGEMPTLPKPAPDAEAMSPLVMMALTSGGMPTQLMPAQGSGVMSSRSTQNLDSQVVSSPPMRATASGGMSTPPVRAPEPGARSTPRTRAPASGSVSTLLKTVPASAALSTPLMTVATSGAKSTEQMSTAASRAMSTQLAMARASGATSMGFMRVPANGAMSTLRMRAPASGTMSTLPSTAPVSETMSMLQMTASASGSVSTPRMRAPVAGAMSVSQRRATASGVTAVPQMRASGAMSTPRMTAKASGSMSTLLMRDTASAVMSVPQMRAMASGALSKPLTTSKAAEAMFMQQMTTAASGEISTVLMRDTASGAVSMPQMTDAASAAMSTPLMRAPASGDMSTPQMTAAAPGTMSMPLMRAPGPGAMPMALMRSTASGKMPSQPMSAQDFGGMSMSLRRSMTSGGMSLLQMQAPASELMSTPKMRAAAFGAVSTPLMRASDPAEMPTQLTRASSSGETSPALTRPPASGEVATPLRAPAYGAMSTPQKTATASGMMSKPQMRAPVSGELSTSLMRSTASGVMSVPQMTAAASGGVSMPLMRAPASRATSTTQMMPTASGEMCMLSVRAPASGVMSPPLLRAPVSGIMSTPLRRPSASEAVSTELMRAPASGKMSTTQTTAVASGGMSKPFIRATASGTMPMPLMSAMASGEMSMPLMKSMASGATSTLQKRVVSSGPTSLPQMTYATSGGMPASPMRASASGATSVSLMRASASGMMSVPLLRATASGGMSMPQMAATASRGVSMPLMRAPVPGATSTPQMATTASGMMSTLEIKATDSGETSASHINVRASGSKSTPHVTATTPETMNQPPEEVPSFGMLTPALCYLLAEQEAARGSCSVEEEMEIDEEKQMKGFLNDSEKMAFLVSLHLGAAERWSILQMEVGNPLSNEDKSFLSRSQGLYDSLSEIDILSAVLCHPKQGQKSVRQYATDFLLLARHLSWSDAILRTRFLEGLSEAVATKMGRIFLKVAGSLKELIDRSLYTECQLAGEKDSPGNSSQVLPSACKRNNEEAMENELNSPQQTEEHQHVPKRCYYLKEHGDPQEGLHDHLRQSTGHQKAPTNK from the exons ATGTCAATACCCTTACATTCACTGCGATTCAGCAATGTGCTGACGGAGGAAAGTGTCGACCCCCCAAACAGGGAGACGACCTGCTCTGGAACAATGATAGAGAGTAGAGCAGAGGTCCAAATTCTGCATTCTAGTGTCCAGCCTATGGTCTCAAGTTCAGCATCAGACCCTGGAGGGATGTCCACACAGCTGATGACATCCCCAGCCTTTGACACCATGGCCGTACCTCTAATGGGAGCAGCAAACTCTGGAGCACTGTCCCCACCGCTAATGCCAGCCTCAGACTCTGGGACACTGTCCCCATTGTTAATGCCAGCTTCAGATTCAGAGGCACTGTCCCCATTGTTGATACCAACCTCAGACTCTGGGGTGCTGTCCCCATTGTTGATACCAACCTCAGATTCTGGAACACTGTCCCCATTGCTGTCCACTTCAGAGTATGGATTAATGTCCCCAGGGCTGATGACAATTCCTGACTTTGGAACAATGTCCACAGCACTAATGGCAACACCAGATTCTGCAGAAATATCACCACTGGCAATGCCAGCTCCATCCTCTGAAGCGGTGTCCACACCATTGATGCTAGCCCCAGATCCTGGAGAGATCTCCCCACTCCTAATGCCAGATGTGAACCCCGGAGTCATGTCCCCACAGCCAATGCCAGCTCCAGGCTCTGAAGGAATGTCACCATTGCAAATTACAGACGAAGACACTGAAGCAATGTCTAAAGTGCTAATGACTGCCCTGGCCTCTGGAGAGATCTCTTCACTGCTCATGTCAGGCACAGACTCTGAAGCGATCTCCTCACTGATAATGTCAGCCCTAACTTCTGGAGCAACGTCCACCCAGCCAACGAGCACCCAAGACCCTGGGGAAATGTCCACCCAGCTAATGTCAGGCCCAGACTCTGGAGTAGTGTCTTCACCACTAATGACAGCTCCAGGCTCTGGAGCAATGTCCTCACTGCTCCTGTCAGTCCCTGATACTGGAGAAATGCCCACATTGCCAAAGCCAGCCCCAGACGCTGAAGCAATGTCCCCACTGGTAATGATGGCCCTAACCTCTGGCGGGATGCCCACCCAGCTGATGCCAGCCCAAGGCTCTGGAGTGATGTCCTCACGGTCAACACAAAATCTCGACTCTCAAGTTGTGTCTAGTCCACCAATGAGAGCAACAGCCTCCGGGGGGATGTCCACACCGCCAGTGAGAGCCCCAGAGCCTGGAGCAAGGTCGACACCGAGAACGAGAGCCCCAGCCTCTGGAAGTGTGTCCACGTTGCTAAAGACAGTCCCAGCCTCTGCAGCACTGTCCACCCCGCTGATGACGGTTGCAACCTCTGGAGCAAAGTCCACAGAGCAAATGTCAACCGCAGCCTCTAGAGCAATGTCCACGCAGTTAGCAATGGCTAGAGCTTCTGGAGCCACGTCCATGGGCTTTATGAGAGTCCCAGCCAATGGGGCGATGTCCACACTGCGAATGAGAGCCCCAGCCTCTGGAACAATGTCCACACTGCCGAGTACAGCCCCAGTCTCTGAAACAATGTCTATGCTACAGATGACAGCCTCAGCCTCTGGGTCAGTGTCCACACCGCGAATGAGGGCGCCTGTCGCTGGAGCAATGTCTGTGTCACAGAGGAGAGCCACAGCCTCGGGAGTGACAGCTGTGCCACAAATGAGAGCCTCTGGAGCCATGTCCACCCCACGGATGACAGCCAAAGCCTCTGGATCCATGTCTACACTGTTAATGAGAGACACGGCCTCGGCAGTGATGTCCGTGCCACAGATGAGAGCTATGGCCTCGGGAGCATTGTCCAAGCCACTAACAACATCCAAAGCCGCAGAAGCGATGTTCATGCAGCAAATGACAACTGCAGCTTCTGGAGAGATCTCCACAGTGCTAATGAGAGACACAGCTTCTGGAGCCGTGTCCATGCCGCAGATGACAGACGCTGCCTCTGCAGCGATGTCCACACCGCTAATGAGAGCCCCAGCCTCTGGCGACATGTCCACACCACAAATGACAGCCGCAGCCCCTGGAACTATGTCCATGCCTCTAATGAGAGCCCCAGGCCCTGGAGCCATGCCCATGGCGCTAATGAGATCCACAGCCTCTGGAAAGATGCCCAGTCAGCCAATGAGCGCCCAAGACTTTGGGGGGATGTCCATGTCGCTCAGGAGATCCATGACCTCTGGAGGGATGTCCCTACTGCAGATGCAAGCCCCAGCCTCTGAATTGATGTCCACACCAAAAATGAGAGCCGCGGCCTTTGGGGCGGTGTCCACACCACTGATGAGAGCCTCAGACCCTGCAGAGATGCCCACACAGCTAACAAGAGCGTCATCCTCTGGAGAGACGTCCCCAGCACTAACGAGACCCCCAGCTTCTGGAGAAGTAGCCACGCCTCTGAGAGCCCCAGCTTATGGAGCAATGTCTACTCCGCAAAAGACAGCCACAGCCTCTGGAATGATGTCCAAGCCACAAATGAGGGCTCCAGTCTCTGGAGAGCTATCTACATCGCTAATGAGATCCACAGCCTCTGGAGTGATGTCTGTGCCTCAAATGACAGCCGCGGCCTCTGGAGGGGTGTCCATGCCACTGATGAGAGCCCCAGCCTCCAGGGCAACATCCACTACGCAGATGATGCCCACAGCTTCTGGAGAGATGTGCATGCTATCAGTGCGAGCCCCTGCCTCGGGAGTGATGTCCCCGCCACTATTAAGGGCTCCAGTGTCTGGAATTATGTCCACACCACTAAGGAGACCCTCAGCCTCTGAAGCTGTGTCCACAGAGTTAATGAGAGCTCCAGCCTCTGGAAAGATGTCCACCACACAAACAACAGCTGTGGCCTCTGGAGGGATGTCCAAGCCATTCATTAGAGCCACGGCCTCTGGCACAATGCCCATGCCATTGATGTCAGCCATGGCTTCTGGAGAGATGTCTATGCCGCTGATGAAAAGCATGGCCTCTGGGGCAACGTCCACACTGCAAAAAAGAGTTGTGAGTTCTGGACCTACTTCCTTGCCACAAATGACATACGCAACCTCCGGGGGGATGCCTGCATCACCGATGAGAGCCTCAGCTTCTGGAGCAACGTCCGTATCGCTTATGAGAGCCTCGGCTTCTGGAATGATGTCCGTGCCACTTCTGAGAGCCACAGCCTCTGGGGGGATGTCCATGCCACAGATGGCGGCCACGGCCTCTAGAGGGGTATCCATGCCGCTAATGAGGGCTCCAGTCCCGGGAGCCACGTCCACACCTCAAATGGCAACCACAGCCTCTGGAATGATGTCCACTCTGGAAATCAAAGCCACAGACTCTGGGGAAACATCTGCCTCTCACATCAACGTCAGAGCCTCTGGATCAAAGTCCACACCACACGTGACTGCCACGACCCCTGAAACAATGAACCAACCACCAGAGGAAGTCCCATCTTTTGGCATGCTGACCCCAGCACTCTGTTACCTCTTAGCAGAACAGGAAGCAGCCCGGGGTTCATGCTCtgtggaggaggagatggagattGATGAGGAGAAGCAAATGAAGGGATTTTTGAACGATTCAGAGAAAATGGCCTTTCTGGTGTCTCTTCATCTGGGGGCAGCAGAGAGGTGGTCCATCTTGCAGATGGAGGTAGGAAACCCCCTCTCCAATGAAGATAAATCTTTCCTGAGCAGATCCCAGGGCTTATATGACTCCCTATCTGAAATAGACATCCTCAGTGCCGTTCTTTGCCATCCCAAGCAGGGCCAGAAGTCAGTCAGGCAGTATGCCACTGACTTCCTCCTGCTGGCCCGGCATTTGTCTTGGTCTGATGCCATTCTGCGGACCAGGTTTCTGGAAGGACTCTCGGAAGCTGTTGCCACCAAAATGGGCCGGATCTTCCTGAAGGTGGCCGGCAGCCTAAAGGAGCTAATAGACAGGTCTCTCTATACCGAGTGCCAGCTGGCTGGAGAGAAGGATTCCCCGGGCAACTCAAGCCAGGTTCTGCCGTCAGCCTGTAAGCGGAATAACGAGGAGGCAATGGAGAATGAACTGAACTCTCCACAGCAGACCGAGGAG CACCAGCATGTTCCCAAACGCTGTTACTACCTGAAAGAGCATGGAGACCCTCAAGAGGGTCTGCACGACCACCTTCGACAGAGCACAGGCCACCAGAAGGCCCCCACTAACAAGTAA